A window from Bubalus kerabau isolate K-KA32 ecotype Philippines breed swamp buffalo chromosome 5, PCC_UOA_SB_1v2, whole genome shotgun sequence encodes these proteins:
- the EML3 gene encoding echinoderm microtubule-associated protein-like 3 isoform X2, with product MDGAGGPGEGPAQEALQSLSRRLQVQEKEMELVKAALAEALRLLRLQAPSTSLQDPGTLGPPRDSSPAAPPGLPPTCSPSLVSRGTQTEAEMEVEPSPGPPGLSNGPPAPPGGSEEPSGTQSEGGGSSSSGTGSPGPPGILRLAQPPQRTDTPRRNSSSSSPSERPRQKLSRKAASSANLLLRSGSTESRGGKDPLSSPGGPGSRRSNYNLEGISVKMFLRGRPITMYIPSGIRSLEELPSGPPPETLSLDWVYGYRGRDSRSNLFVLRSGEVVYFIACVVVLYRPGGGPGGPGGGGQRHYRGHTDCVRWPRDSVLGGLERPTPFPRVTPPPLSLAVHPDGVRVASGQTAGVDKDGKPLQPVVHVWDSETLLKLQEIGLGAFERGVGALAFSVADQGAFLCVVDDSNEHMLSVWDCSRGTKLAEIKSTNDSVLAVGFNPRDSSSIVTSGKSHVHFWNWNGGTGVPGNGTLTRKQGVFGKYKKPKFIPCFVFLPDGDILTGDSEGNILTWGRSLSDSRTPGRGGAKETYGIVAQAHAHEGSIFALCLRRDGTVLSGGGRDRRLVQWGPGLVALQEAEIPEHFGAVRAIAEGPGSELLVGTTKNALLRGDLAQGFSPVIQGHTDELWGLCTHPFQNRFLTCGHDRQLCLWDGEGHALAWSIDLKETGLCADFHPSGAVVAVGLNTGRWLVLDTETREIVSDITDGNEQLSVVRYSPDGLYLAIGSHDNMIYIYSVSSDGAKSSRFGRCVGHSSFITHLDWSKDGNFIMSNSGDYEILYWDVAGGCKLLRNRYESRDREWATYTCVLGFHVYARRGRCRRLLQSAPLPVPVRARQGTEPRVRWSRQPRDQRPVHARRLAPHLAGRQGRQHLPVASVGRWGHGAGAHHALSNPLPVPCLLS from the exons ATGGACGGGGCCGGGGGGCCCG GTGAGGGCCCAGCTCAGGAGGCCCTGCAGTCCTTGAGCCGGCGGCTTCAggtgcaggagaaggagatggagcTGGTGAAGGCAGCCTTGGCAGAAGCTCTTCGCCTGCTGCGGCTGCAGGCACCCTCCACCTCCCTGCAGGACCCTGGCACCCTGGGCCCTCCAAGGGACAG CAGCCCCGCAGCGCCCCCAGGACTGCCACCCACATGCAGCCCCTCCTTGGTGAGCCGAGGCACCCAGACGGAAGCAGAGATGGAGGTGGAACCATCCCCTGGCCCCCCCGGGCTGAGCAAcgggcccccagcccctccgGGGGGCAGTGAAGAACCTAGCGGGACCCAGTCTGAAGGagggggcagcagcagcagtggcacgGGCTCCCCTGGCCCCCCAGGGATCCTCAGGCTGGCTCAGCCCCCCCAGCGCACTGACAC GCCACGGAGAAATTCTTCCTCCTCATCGCCCTCAGAGCGGCCTCGCCAGAAACTCTCCCGGAAGGCAGCTTCCTCGGCCAACCTGTTATTGCGGTCAGGGAGCACAGAGAG CCGTGGGGGAAAAGACCCCCTCTCCAGCCCCGGCGGTCCTGGCTCTCGGAGGAGCAATTACAATTTAG AAGGCATCTCAGTGAAGATGTTCCTCCGAGGCCGCCCCATTACCATGTACATCCCGTCTGGCATTCGCAGCCTGGAGGAGCTGCCCAGCGGCCCACCCCCGGAGACCCTCAGCCTTGACTGGGT GTATGGGTACCGGGGTCGTGACTCCCGCTCTAATCTGTTTGTGCTGCGCTCTGGGGAGGTGGTCTACTTTATCGCCTGTGTGGTGGTGCTGTACCGGCCTGGGGGAGGCCCCGGGGGCCCTGGAGGTGGTGGCCAGAGACATTACCGGGGGCACACGGACTGTGTTCGATG GCCCAGGGACAGTGTACTGGGTGGTCTTGAGAGACCGACCCCCTTCCCTAGAGTTACTCCTCCCCCACTTAGCCTGGCTGTTCACCCTGATGGTGTGCGTGTAGCCTCAGGACAGACAGCCGGCGTGGATAAAGATGGAAAG CCCCTGCAGCCTGTGGTTCACGTCTGGGACTCCGAGACGCTGCTAAAGCTGCAGGAGATCGGACTGGGGGCCTTCGAGCGGGGTGTGGGGGCCCTGGCCTTTTCAGTTGCG GATCAGGGTGCTTTCCTCTGTGTGGTGGATGATTCCAATGAGCACATGCTGTCGGTGTGGGACTGCAGCCGGGGCACGAAGCTGGCTGAGATCAAG AGTACAAATGACTCAGTCCTCGCCGTTGGCTTCAACCCTCGTGACAGCAGCAGCATCGTCACCAGTGGGAAATCCCACGTCCACTTCTGGAACTGGAATGGTGGAACAGGGGTTCCTGGGAACGGGACCCTCACCAGGAAACAGGGTGTCTTTGGG AAATACAAGAAGCCCAAGTTTATCCCCTGCTTTGTGTTCCTCCCCGATGGAGACATTCTCACTGGAGACTCAGAGGGGAACATCCTCACCTGGGGGCGGAGCCTCTCAGATTCCAGGACCCCAGGAAGGGGTGGGGCCAAAG AGACCTATGGGATTGTGGCCCAGGCCCACGCTCATGAAGGTTCCATCTTCGCCCTGTGTCTCCGGCGGGACGGGACTGTGCTGAGTGGTGGTGGGCGGGACCGCCGGCTGGTCCAGTGGGGGCCCGGATTGGTGGCCCTTCAGGAGGCGGAG ATTCCTGAACACTTTGGGGCCGTGCGGGCCATTGCAGAGGGGCCTGGCTCTGAGCTGCTGGTGGGCACCACGAAGAATGCATTGCTGCGGGGAGATCTGGCCCAGGGCTTCTCCCCTGTAATCCAG GGTCACACGGATGAGCTCTGGGGGCTCTGCACACATCCCTTCCAGAACCGTTTCCTCACCTGTGGCCATGACCGGCAGCTCTGCCTCTGGGATGGGGAGGGCCATGCGCTGGCCTGGAGCATCGACCTCAAG gaGACTGGTCTCTGTGCTGACTTCCACCCCAGTGGGGCAGTTGTGGCCGTAGGACTGAAcacagggag GTGGCTGGTTTTGGATACAGAAACCAGAGAAATTGTGTCTGACATCACCGATGGCAATGAGCAGCTATCAGTGGTCCGGTACAGCCCAG ATGGGTTGTACCTGGCCATCGGTTCCCATGACAACATGATCTACATCTATAGCGTTTCCAGTGATGGTGCCAAGTCCAGCCGTTTTGGCCGCTGTGTG GGTCACTCCAGCTTCATCACTCACCTTGACTGGTCCAAGGATGGGAACTTCATCATGTCCAATTCGGGGGACTATGAGATCCTTTACT GGGACGTGGCTGGAGGCTGTAAGCTGCTGAGGAATCGCTATGAGAGCCGAGACCGGGAGTGGGCCACCTACACCTGTGTGCTGGGCTTCCATGTCTACG CGCGTCGTGGCCGTTGCCGACGACTTCTGCAAAGTGCACCTCTTCCAGTACCCGTGCGCGCACGCCAAG GCACCGAGCCTCGTGTACGGTGGTCACGGCAGCCACGTGACCAGCGTCCGGTTCACGCACGACGACTCGCACCTCATCTCGCTGGGCGGCAAGGACGCCAGCATCTTCCAGTGGCGAGTGTTGGGCGCTGGGGGCACGGGGCCGGTGCCCACCACGCCCTCTCGAAccccctccctgtcccctgcCTCCTCTCTTGA
- the EML3 gene encoding echinoderm microtubule-associated protein-like 3 isoform X1 → MDGAGGPGEGPAQEALQSLSRRLQVQEKEMELVKAALAEALRLLRLQAPSTSLQDPGTLGPPRDSSPAAPPGLPPTCSPSLVSRGTQTEAEMEVEPSPGPPGLSNGPPAPPGGSEEPSGTQSEGGGSSSSGTGSPGPPGILRLAQPPQRTDTPRRNSSSSSPSERPRQKLSRKAASSANLLLRSGSTESRGGKDPLSSPGGPGSRRSNYNLEGISVKMFLRGRPITMYIPSGIRSLEELPSGPPPETLSLDWVYGYRGRDSRSNLFVLRSGEVVYFIACVVVLYRPGGGPGGPGGGGQRHYRGHTDCVRWPRDSVLGGLERPTPFPRVTPPPLSLAVHPDGVRVASGQTAGVDKDGKPLQPVVHVWDSETLLKLQEIGLGAFERGVGALAFSVADQGAFLCVVDDSNEHMLSVWDCSRGTKLAEIKSTNDSVLAVGFNPRDSSSIVTSGKSHVHFWNWNGGTGVPGNGTLTRKQGVFGKYKKPKFIPCFVFLPDGDILTGDSEGNILTWGRSLSDSRTPGRGGAKETYGIVAQAHAHEGSIFALCLRRDGTVLSGGGRDRRLVQWGPGLVALQEAEIPEHFGAVRAIAEGPGSELLVGTTKNALLRGDLAQGFSPVIQGHTDELWGLCTHPFQNRFLTCGHDRQLCLWDGEGHALAWSIDLKETGLCADFHPSGAVVAVGLNTGRWLVLDTETREIVSDITDGNEQLSVVRYSPDGLYLAIGSHDNMIYIYSVSSDGAKSSRFGRCVGHSSFITHLDWSKDGNFIMSNSGDYEILYWDVAGGCKLLRNRYESRDREWATYTCVLGFHVYGVWPDGSDGTDINSLCRSHNERVVAVADDFCKVHLFQYPCAHAKAPSLVYGGHGSHVTSVRFTHDDSHLISLGGKDASIFQWRVLGAGGTGPVPTTPSRTPSLSPASSLDV, encoded by the exons ATGGACGGGGCCGGGGGGCCCG GTGAGGGCCCAGCTCAGGAGGCCCTGCAGTCCTTGAGCCGGCGGCTTCAggtgcaggagaaggagatggagcTGGTGAAGGCAGCCTTGGCAGAAGCTCTTCGCCTGCTGCGGCTGCAGGCACCCTCCACCTCCCTGCAGGACCCTGGCACCCTGGGCCCTCCAAGGGACAG CAGCCCCGCAGCGCCCCCAGGACTGCCACCCACATGCAGCCCCTCCTTGGTGAGCCGAGGCACCCAGACGGAAGCAGAGATGGAGGTGGAACCATCCCCTGGCCCCCCCGGGCTGAGCAAcgggcccccagcccctccgGGGGGCAGTGAAGAACCTAGCGGGACCCAGTCTGAAGGagggggcagcagcagcagtggcacgGGCTCCCCTGGCCCCCCAGGGATCCTCAGGCTGGCTCAGCCCCCCCAGCGCACTGACAC GCCACGGAGAAATTCTTCCTCCTCATCGCCCTCAGAGCGGCCTCGCCAGAAACTCTCCCGGAAGGCAGCTTCCTCGGCCAACCTGTTATTGCGGTCAGGGAGCACAGAGAG CCGTGGGGGAAAAGACCCCCTCTCCAGCCCCGGCGGTCCTGGCTCTCGGAGGAGCAATTACAATTTAG AAGGCATCTCAGTGAAGATGTTCCTCCGAGGCCGCCCCATTACCATGTACATCCCGTCTGGCATTCGCAGCCTGGAGGAGCTGCCCAGCGGCCCACCCCCGGAGACCCTCAGCCTTGACTGGGT GTATGGGTACCGGGGTCGTGACTCCCGCTCTAATCTGTTTGTGCTGCGCTCTGGGGAGGTGGTCTACTTTATCGCCTGTGTGGTGGTGCTGTACCGGCCTGGGGGAGGCCCCGGGGGCCCTGGAGGTGGTGGCCAGAGACATTACCGGGGGCACACGGACTGTGTTCGATG GCCCAGGGACAGTGTACTGGGTGGTCTTGAGAGACCGACCCCCTTCCCTAGAGTTACTCCTCCCCCACTTAGCCTGGCTGTTCACCCTGATGGTGTGCGTGTAGCCTCAGGACAGACAGCCGGCGTGGATAAAGATGGAAAG CCCCTGCAGCCTGTGGTTCACGTCTGGGACTCCGAGACGCTGCTAAAGCTGCAGGAGATCGGACTGGGGGCCTTCGAGCGGGGTGTGGGGGCCCTGGCCTTTTCAGTTGCG GATCAGGGTGCTTTCCTCTGTGTGGTGGATGATTCCAATGAGCACATGCTGTCGGTGTGGGACTGCAGCCGGGGCACGAAGCTGGCTGAGATCAAG AGTACAAATGACTCAGTCCTCGCCGTTGGCTTCAACCCTCGTGACAGCAGCAGCATCGTCACCAGTGGGAAATCCCACGTCCACTTCTGGAACTGGAATGGTGGAACAGGGGTTCCTGGGAACGGGACCCTCACCAGGAAACAGGGTGTCTTTGGG AAATACAAGAAGCCCAAGTTTATCCCCTGCTTTGTGTTCCTCCCCGATGGAGACATTCTCACTGGAGACTCAGAGGGGAACATCCTCACCTGGGGGCGGAGCCTCTCAGATTCCAGGACCCCAGGAAGGGGTGGGGCCAAAG AGACCTATGGGATTGTGGCCCAGGCCCACGCTCATGAAGGTTCCATCTTCGCCCTGTGTCTCCGGCGGGACGGGACTGTGCTGAGTGGTGGTGGGCGGGACCGCCGGCTGGTCCAGTGGGGGCCCGGATTGGTGGCCCTTCAGGAGGCGGAG ATTCCTGAACACTTTGGGGCCGTGCGGGCCATTGCAGAGGGGCCTGGCTCTGAGCTGCTGGTGGGCACCACGAAGAATGCATTGCTGCGGGGAGATCTGGCCCAGGGCTTCTCCCCTGTAATCCAG GGTCACACGGATGAGCTCTGGGGGCTCTGCACACATCCCTTCCAGAACCGTTTCCTCACCTGTGGCCATGACCGGCAGCTCTGCCTCTGGGATGGGGAGGGCCATGCGCTGGCCTGGAGCATCGACCTCAAG gaGACTGGTCTCTGTGCTGACTTCCACCCCAGTGGGGCAGTTGTGGCCGTAGGACTGAAcacagggag GTGGCTGGTTTTGGATACAGAAACCAGAGAAATTGTGTCTGACATCACCGATGGCAATGAGCAGCTATCAGTGGTCCGGTACAGCCCAG ATGGGTTGTACCTGGCCATCGGTTCCCATGACAACATGATCTACATCTATAGCGTTTCCAGTGATGGTGCCAAGTCCAGCCGTTTTGGCCGCTGTGTG GGTCACTCCAGCTTCATCACTCACCTTGACTGGTCCAAGGATGGGAACTTCATCATGTCCAATTCGGGGGACTATGAGATCCTTTACT GGGACGTGGCTGGAGGCTGTAAGCTGCTGAGGAATCGCTATGAGAGCCGAGACCGGGAGTGGGCCACCTACACCTGTGTGCTGGGCTTCCATGTCTACG GCGTGTGGCCAGATGGCTCGGATGGAACTGACATCAACTCCCTGTGCCGCTCCCACAATGAGCGCGTCGTGGCCGTTGCCGACGACTTCTGCAAAGTGCACCTCTTCCAGTACCCGTGCGCGCACGCCAAG GCACCGAGCCTCGTGTACGGTGGTCACGGCAGCCACGTGACCAGCGTCCGGTTCACGCACGACGACTCGCACCTCATCTCGCTGGGCGGCAAGGACGCCAGCATCTTCCAGTGGCGAGTGTTGGGCGCTGGGGGCACGGGGCCGGTGCCCACCACGCCCTCTCGAAccccctccctgtcccctgcCTCCTCTCTTGACGTCTGA
- the EML3 gene encoding echinoderm microtubule-associated protein-like 3 isoform X3 — protein MDGAGGPGEGPAQEALQSLSRRLQVQEKEMELVKAALAEALRLLRLQAPSTSLQDPGTLGPPRDSSPAAPPGLPPTCSPSLVSRGTQTEAEMEVEPSPGPPGLSNGPPAPPGGSEEPSGTQSEGGGSSSSGTGSPGPPGILRLAQPPQRTDTPRRNSSSSSPSERPRQKLSRKAASSANLLLRSGSTESRGGKDPLSSPGGPGSRRSNYNLEGISVKMFLRGRPITMYIPSGIRSLEELPSGPPPETLSLDWVYGYRGRDSRSNLFVLRSGEVVYFIACVVVLYRPGGGPGGPGGGGQRHYRGHTDCVRCLAVHPDGVRVASGQTAGVDKDGKPLQPVVHVWDSETLLKLQEIGLGAFERGVGALAFSVADQGAFLCVVDDSNEHMLSVWDCSRGTKLAEIKSTNDSVLAVGFNPRDSSSIVTSGKSHVHFWNWNGGTGVPGNGTLTRKQGVFGKYKKPKFIPCFVFLPDGDILTGDSEGNILTWGRSLSDSRTPGRGGAKETYGIVAQAHAHEGSIFALCLRRDGTVLSGGGRDRRLVQWGPGLVALQEAEIPEHFGAVRAIAEGPGSELLVGTTKNALLRGDLAQGFSPVIQGHTDELWGLCTHPFQNRFLTCGHDRQLCLWDGEGHALAWSIDLKETGLCADFHPSGAVVAVGLNTGRWLVLDTETREIVSDITDGNEQLSVVRYSPDGLYLAIGSHDNMIYIYSVSSDGAKSSRFGRCVGHSSFITHLDWSKDGNFIMSNSGDYEILYWDVAGGCKLLRNRYESRDREWATYTCVLGFHVYGVWPDGSDGTDINSLCRSHNERVVAVADDFCKVHLFQYPCAHAKAPSLVYGGHGSHVTSVRFTHDDSHLISLGGKDASIFQWRVLGAGGTGPVPTTPSRTPSLSPASSLDV, from the exons ATGGACGGGGCCGGGGGGCCCG GTGAGGGCCCAGCTCAGGAGGCCCTGCAGTCCTTGAGCCGGCGGCTTCAggtgcaggagaaggagatggagcTGGTGAAGGCAGCCTTGGCAGAAGCTCTTCGCCTGCTGCGGCTGCAGGCACCCTCCACCTCCCTGCAGGACCCTGGCACCCTGGGCCCTCCAAGGGACAG CAGCCCCGCAGCGCCCCCAGGACTGCCACCCACATGCAGCCCCTCCTTGGTGAGCCGAGGCACCCAGACGGAAGCAGAGATGGAGGTGGAACCATCCCCTGGCCCCCCCGGGCTGAGCAAcgggcccccagcccctccgGGGGGCAGTGAAGAACCTAGCGGGACCCAGTCTGAAGGagggggcagcagcagcagtggcacgGGCTCCCCTGGCCCCCCAGGGATCCTCAGGCTGGCTCAGCCCCCCCAGCGCACTGACAC GCCACGGAGAAATTCTTCCTCCTCATCGCCCTCAGAGCGGCCTCGCCAGAAACTCTCCCGGAAGGCAGCTTCCTCGGCCAACCTGTTATTGCGGTCAGGGAGCACAGAGAG CCGTGGGGGAAAAGACCCCCTCTCCAGCCCCGGCGGTCCTGGCTCTCGGAGGAGCAATTACAATTTAG AAGGCATCTCAGTGAAGATGTTCCTCCGAGGCCGCCCCATTACCATGTACATCCCGTCTGGCATTCGCAGCCTGGAGGAGCTGCCCAGCGGCCCACCCCCGGAGACCCTCAGCCTTGACTGGGT GTATGGGTACCGGGGTCGTGACTCCCGCTCTAATCTGTTTGTGCTGCGCTCTGGGGAGGTGGTCTACTTTATCGCCTGTGTGGTGGTGCTGTACCGGCCTGGGGGAGGCCCCGGGGGCCCTGGAGGTGGTGGCCAGAGACATTACCGGGGGCACACGGACTGTGTTCGATG CCTGGCTGTTCACCCTGATGGTGTGCGTGTAGCCTCAGGACAGACAGCCGGCGTGGATAAAGATGGAAAG CCCCTGCAGCCTGTGGTTCACGTCTGGGACTCCGAGACGCTGCTAAAGCTGCAGGAGATCGGACTGGGGGCCTTCGAGCGGGGTGTGGGGGCCCTGGCCTTTTCAGTTGCG GATCAGGGTGCTTTCCTCTGTGTGGTGGATGATTCCAATGAGCACATGCTGTCGGTGTGGGACTGCAGCCGGGGCACGAAGCTGGCTGAGATCAAG AGTACAAATGACTCAGTCCTCGCCGTTGGCTTCAACCCTCGTGACAGCAGCAGCATCGTCACCAGTGGGAAATCCCACGTCCACTTCTGGAACTGGAATGGTGGAACAGGGGTTCCTGGGAACGGGACCCTCACCAGGAAACAGGGTGTCTTTGGG AAATACAAGAAGCCCAAGTTTATCCCCTGCTTTGTGTTCCTCCCCGATGGAGACATTCTCACTGGAGACTCAGAGGGGAACATCCTCACCTGGGGGCGGAGCCTCTCAGATTCCAGGACCCCAGGAAGGGGTGGGGCCAAAG AGACCTATGGGATTGTGGCCCAGGCCCACGCTCATGAAGGTTCCATCTTCGCCCTGTGTCTCCGGCGGGACGGGACTGTGCTGAGTGGTGGTGGGCGGGACCGCCGGCTGGTCCAGTGGGGGCCCGGATTGGTGGCCCTTCAGGAGGCGGAG ATTCCTGAACACTTTGGGGCCGTGCGGGCCATTGCAGAGGGGCCTGGCTCTGAGCTGCTGGTGGGCACCACGAAGAATGCATTGCTGCGGGGAGATCTGGCCCAGGGCTTCTCCCCTGTAATCCAG GGTCACACGGATGAGCTCTGGGGGCTCTGCACACATCCCTTCCAGAACCGTTTCCTCACCTGTGGCCATGACCGGCAGCTCTGCCTCTGGGATGGGGAGGGCCATGCGCTGGCCTGGAGCATCGACCTCAAG gaGACTGGTCTCTGTGCTGACTTCCACCCCAGTGGGGCAGTTGTGGCCGTAGGACTGAAcacagggag GTGGCTGGTTTTGGATACAGAAACCAGAGAAATTGTGTCTGACATCACCGATGGCAATGAGCAGCTATCAGTGGTCCGGTACAGCCCAG ATGGGTTGTACCTGGCCATCGGTTCCCATGACAACATGATCTACATCTATAGCGTTTCCAGTGATGGTGCCAAGTCCAGCCGTTTTGGCCGCTGTGTG GGTCACTCCAGCTTCATCACTCACCTTGACTGGTCCAAGGATGGGAACTTCATCATGTCCAATTCGGGGGACTATGAGATCCTTTACT GGGACGTGGCTGGAGGCTGTAAGCTGCTGAGGAATCGCTATGAGAGCCGAGACCGGGAGTGGGCCACCTACACCTGTGTGCTGGGCTTCCATGTCTACG GCGTGTGGCCAGATGGCTCGGATGGAACTGACATCAACTCCCTGTGCCGCTCCCACAATGAGCGCGTCGTGGCCGTTGCCGACGACTTCTGCAAAGTGCACCTCTTCCAGTACCCGTGCGCGCACGCCAAG GCACCGAGCCTCGTGTACGGTGGTCACGGCAGCCACGTGACCAGCGTCCGGTTCACGCACGACGACTCGCACCTCATCTCGCTGGGCGGCAAGGACGCCAGCATCTTCCAGTGGCGAGTGTTGGGCGCTGGGGGCACGGGGCCGGTGCCCACCACGCCCTCTCGAAccccctccctgtcccctgcCTCCTCTCTTGACGTCTGA
- the EML3 gene encoding echinoderm microtubule-associated protein-like 3 isoform X4, giving the protein MDGAGGPGEGPAQEALQSLSRRLQVQEKEMELVKAALAEALRLLRLQAPSTSLQDPGTLGPPRDSPAAPPGLPPTCSPSLVSRGTQTEAEMEVEPSPGPPGLSNGPPAPPGGSEEPSGTQSEGGGSSSSGTGSPGPPGILRLAQPPQRTDTPRRNSSSSSPSERPRQKLSRKAASSANLLLRSGSTESRGGKDPLSSPGGPGSRRSNYNLEGISVKMFLRGRPITMYIPSGIRSLEELPSGPPPETLSLDWVYGYRGRDSRSNLFVLRSGEVVYFIACVVVLYRPGGGPGGPGGGGQRHYRGHTDCVRCLAVHPDGVRVASGQTAGVDKDGKPLQPVVHVWDSETLLKLQEIGLGAFERGVGALAFSVADQGAFLCVVDDSNEHMLSVWDCSRGTKLAEIKSTNDSVLAVGFNPRDSSSIVTSGKSHVHFWNWNGGTGVPGNGTLTRKQGVFGKYKKPKFIPCFVFLPDGDILTGDSEGNILTWGRSLSDSRTPGRGGAKETYGIVAQAHAHEGSIFALCLRRDGTVLSGGGRDRRLVQWGPGLVALQEAEIPEHFGAVRAIAEGPGSELLVGTTKNALLRGDLAQGFSPVIQGHTDELWGLCTHPFQNRFLTCGHDRQLCLWDGEGHALAWSIDLKETGLCADFHPSGAVVAVGLNTGRWLVLDTETREIVSDITDGNEQLSVVRYSPDGLYLAIGSHDNMIYIYSVSSDGAKSSRFGRCVGHSSFITHLDWSKDGNFIMSNSGDYEILYWDVAGGCKLLRNRYESRDREWATYTCVLGFHVYGVWPDGSDGTDINSLCRSHNERVVAVADDFCKVHLFQYPCAHAKAPSLVYGGHGSHVTSVRFTHDDSHLISLGGKDASIFQWRVLGAGGTGPVPTTPSRTPSLSPASSLDV; this is encoded by the exons ATGGACGGGGCCGGGGGGCCCG GTGAGGGCCCAGCTCAGGAGGCCCTGCAGTCCTTGAGCCGGCGGCTTCAggtgcaggagaaggagatggagcTGGTGAAGGCAGCCTTGGCAGAAGCTCTTCGCCTGCTGCGGCTGCAGGCACCCTCCACCTCCCTGCAGGACCCTGGCACCCTGGGCCCTCCAAGGGACAG CCCCGCAGCGCCCCCAGGACTGCCACCCACATGCAGCCCCTCCTTGGTGAGCCGAGGCACCCAGACGGAAGCAGAGATGGAGGTGGAACCATCCCCTGGCCCCCCCGGGCTGAGCAAcgggcccccagcccctccgGGGGGCAGTGAAGAACCTAGCGGGACCCAGTCTGAAGGagggggcagcagcagcagtggcacgGGCTCCCCTGGCCCCCCAGGGATCCTCAGGCTGGCTCAGCCCCCCCAGCGCACTGACAC GCCACGGAGAAATTCTTCCTCCTCATCGCCCTCAGAGCGGCCTCGCCAGAAACTCTCCCGGAAGGCAGCTTCCTCGGCCAACCTGTTATTGCGGTCAGGGAGCACAGAGAG CCGTGGGGGAAAAGACCCCCTCTCCAGCCCCGGCGGTCCTGGCTCTCGGAGGAGCAATTACAATTTAG AAGGCATCTCAGTGAAGATGTTCCTCCGAGGCCGCCCCATTACCATGTACATCCCGTCTGGCATTCGCAGCCTGGAGGAGCTGCCCAGCGGCCCACCCCCGGAGACCCTCAGCCTTGACTGGGT GTATGGGTACCGGGGTCGTGACTCCCGCTCTAATCTGTTTGTGCTGCGCTCTGGGGAGGTGGTCTACTTTATCGCCTGTGTGGTGGTGCTGTACCGGCCTGGGGGAGGCCCCGGGGGCCCTGGAGGTGGTGGCCAGAGACATTACCGGGGGCACACGGACTGTGTTCGATG CCTGGCTGTTCACCCTGATGGTGTGCGTGTAGCCTCAGGACAGACAGCCGGCGTGGATAAAGATGGAAAG CCCCTGCAGCCTGTGGTTCACGTCTGGGACTCCGAGACGCTGCTAAAGCTGCAGGAGATCGGACTGGGGGCCTTCGAGCGGGGTGTGGGGGCCCTGGCCTTTTCAGTTGCG GATCAGGGTGCTTTCCTCTGTGTGGTGGATGATTCCAATGAGCACATGCTGTCGGTGTGGGACTGCAGCCGGGGCACGAAGCTGGCTGAGATCAAG AGTACAAATGACTCAGTCCTCGCCGTTGGCTTCAACCCTCGTGACAGCAGCAGCATCGTCACCAGTGGGAAATCCCACGTCCACTTCTGGAACTGGAATGGTGGAACAGGGGTTCCTGGGAACGGGACCCTCACCAGGAAACAGGGTGTCTTTGGG AAATACAAGAAGCCCAAGTTTATCCCCTGCTTTGTGTTCCTCCCCGATGGAGACATTCTCACTGGAGACTCAGAGGGGAACATCCTCACCTGGGGGCGGAGCCTCTCAGATTCCAGGACCCCAGGAAGGGGTGGGGCCAAAG AGACCTATGGGATTGTGGCCCAGGCCCACGCTCATGAAGGTTCCATCTTCGCCCTGTGTCTCCGGCGGGACGGGACTGTGCTGAGTGGTGGTGGGCGGGACCGCCGGCTGGTCCAGTGGGGGCCCGGATTGGTGGCCCTTCAGGAGGCGGAG ATTCCTGAACACTTTGGGGCCGTGCGGGCCATTGCAGAGGGGCCTGGCTCTGAGCTGCTGGTGGGCACCACGAAGAATGCATTGCTGCGGGGAGATCTGGCCCAGGGCTTCTCCCCTGTAATCCAG GGTCACACGGATGAGCTCTGGGGGCTCTGCACACATCCCTTCCAGAACCGTTTCCTCACCTGTGGCCATGACCGGCAGCTCTGCCTCTGGGATGGGGAGGGCCATGCGCTGGCCTGGAGCATCGACCTCAAG gaGACTGGTCTCTGTGCTGACTTCCACCCCAGTGGGGCAGTTGTGGCCGTAGGACTGAAcacagggag GTGGCTGGTTTTGGATACAGAAACCAGAGAAATTGTGTCTGACATCACCGATGGCAATGAGCAGCTATCAGTGGTCCGGTACAGCCCAG ATGGGTTGTACCTGGCCATCGGTTCCCATGACAACATGATCTACATCTATAGCGTTTCCAGTGATGGTGCCAAGTCCAGCCGTTTTGGCCGCTGTGTG GGTCACTCCAGCTTCATCACTCACCTTGACTGGTCCAAGGATGGGAACTTCATCATGTCCAATTCGGGGGACTATGAGATCCTTTACT GGGACGTGGCTGGAGGCTGTAAGCTGCTGAGGAATCGCTATGAGAGCCGAGACCGGGAGTGGGCCACCTACACCTGTGTGCTGGGCTTCCATGTCTACG GCGTGTGGCCAGATGGCTCGGATGGAACTGACATCAACTCCCTGTGCCGCTCCCACAATGAGCGCGTCGTGGCCGTTGCCGACGACTTCTGCAAAGTGCACCTCTTCCAGTACCCGTGCGCGCACGCCAAG GCACCGAGCCTCGTGTACGGTGGTCACGGCAGCCACGTGACCAGCGTCCGGTTCACGCACGACGACTCGCACCTCATCTCGCTGGGCGGCAAGGACGCCAGCATCTTCCAGTGGCGAGTGTTGGGCGCTGGGGGCACGGGGCCGGTGCCCACCACGCCCTCTCGAAccccctccctgtcccctgcCTCCTCTCTTGACGTCTGA